Within Cyprinus carpio isolate SPL01 chromosome A7, ASM1834038v1, whole genome shotgun sequence, the genomic segment tttatatttaaaacaattatttgcattaacatatttcaaacaaattttaatagttttaaactttagtttaacaaagaaaaacactgattGAAGACTTTAGCTGAAAACTTTACTGACAATACTGATTTATGATGCCCATTATTTTGACAAGGCCATTCAGAATGGCTCAAAAATGGTAGCCTTGCTTCCTCAAACTTATGCTAAACCATTAAACTTGCAAAATGTTTGTCAACAAAGATGCTGTTTTTAGCAGCCTAATAGCCCATTTTATGTACAGCTGCATCTccacagcaaaaataaaagcCATCACTCAAAGACCCTATTACAACAGGGATAAAAGTCCCAAACAAGCCTGAAGACAGAATCTTTCAATCTCACACTAGAAATCACACAAACACGCATTCATTCCCAATGTATTGTGGGCTGTAGCGAAGGGAGGCAATGAGGTATTGATTGACATACCTGGAAAATGCTGGCACCATAGGGAGTCCTCCAAGCATTCAAGAGGTTGTCCTTCCCAGTGCTCACAAACCATTTACCTTTAGGAAATGGAACAAACACACATGTACTAATGGGTACAGAGTCAAGGTTGCTCTAAATGACTTGATTCACTACAGCTCGACTTATTTGGAAGCAGAGTGATCCattaagagaaaaagagagagagcgctcGGGGTGGTACAAAGTGCAACCTGGCCCAGCTAAAATGGAAAAACACCACTGAATACTAAAGTAAGGCTGAAGTACTCTGTGCAATGTCATGTCTCAGACATATTTCATAGCaagactattgtttttttttcaccatgtaTTCTCAGGTGGAAGATGCACTACATATAAGGTGAAGTAACGGTGTCTTACCACAGTAGGCAAATTTGAGGGAGAGGACACAGCTCTCGTGCAGGTGCAGCTGGTACTTGTCAGGCTTGGTGTGATGAAGCACCTCCACATTACTGCTCTCCATTCCCACAGCCAGCCACTCACCCATCGGACAGTAGCCCAGAGAGAAGATCTAGATGAGAGCACAAAGCACAAAGGCAATCACACACTTATCTAAAAGCATACAAACAATTTATGCATAAACACTGGTTTGGATTTTCGGTATATTAACAGAAACGGAACACTAAAGAAGTCATTAAAATAAGTCAAGAAATGCAatgtttacacatacatatagataAATACACTAGTggtcaaatatatttgtttttgttttttttcaaaattaacacttttattcagcaaggttcaGCATAATTGTTTTCTACATTAATCTGTTATGTGAGAACCAAGTCAGCATACCAatcagatttctgaaggatcatgtgacactgaggactagagtaatggctgctgaaagtcagctgtcatcacaggaataaattacattttttgaaaataaattaaatagaaaatggttactttaaaggggtcatgaattgagaaaaatcaacatttacttgagcttttgacatataagagacCATCGAACTAAAagaacatcctgtaagtttcagaactgaaaacctctgtgttactgaaataaaagcttttattgacaccagGCCCAGCGAATGCCAGATCCTGGAATGTGCCTACCTATGATGTAACAAATAGGTTAAACACTGCCTCCACAGAAGAATATCAACTCCTAATTCTGTAGCCCCACCCTCTAATTCGAACATGACACAGTAGGGAAATAACATAAGTGGTGCTAAACTGTTCGAGCAACCAAGCAATAAACATGCCATTAAATATGGCAAAATGTTGTGCAGAGCCTGGTGCGGAAGAACACAGTCGCTGCATAACTTTCCTTCAAATATTAGGAATGCATGGTTGaactttattttgaatgaagTTCCAGCTCACGTGAATAAAACATTGAGTGTTTGTTTGCTTCATTTCACTGCGGATTCCTttgtaaacaagacacaggtCAATGCTGGATTTCAGAGAGACTGAGATTAAAAAGCAATGCTGTGTCatctatattggatccgacaggaATGGCGCAGCACACTTATGcgagtaaaaaaatatttgtactatgTGTAACTATTGCTTTGTTAGAGATTGCTTGATATGTCCTGACTATGTGTACGTGTCTAACCAGAGTCACAGAAGGCTCCAACTTTGAGGGATGTAACttgtcaaacaaacacacagaatgtTAGTTTACTATGCAAAACTGCTATGCAATCATAGCAGTGGTCGTTTACTTCCAAGTCTTCAAGGCGGCATGCCCATAAAAACCGAGTGTTTCTCGAGCCGGCCTAAAACCAGggtagaaaatagcctattacttattgtttttgatgtatttaaatgttaaaaacatgggCTGTGTATCGAGAATTTGGCGATACGATGTCGCGATACATTTAGATACTGTAAGCAAGGCGATATATATTTGGATATTTCTTATATTAGGAATAGGATATAattttaggaaagctgtcattaaggACCCTacaccatatgcaaaccttaaaaaaaaaaaaaaaaagttatttaacaagaacacagtgggatctgtATTTGCATTAAATAGTCCCTGTAACATTTAACGTCACTGaaccactttttgtgcagtaCGAGTAAAGGGGGAAAAATACAGTACTTGCAGGATTctatagttaaattaaatgtaaaaaagctgCTATAAACAGGCCATATATATTTTAGACCTTGCTTTAAAGATTcagtttatgtttaaaatttcaacatacaatgtcataacattttgatcggaacaaaataattacatctgTTCAATATCAATGAaattaaagtgcttgcaggaAGAACATGAAGAACTGTGTGAAGAACATGAGCAcacatgaagacacacacacatgcgtggAGTGTGTCATTGTGTGACTGCGGTAtagaaaattaaaagcaaattcactCCAAAACTAAAAGTGCACTTCATGACTTGCATCATATCAAAATCTAGTAATGAACGTCAAGGATAAAAGATTTGTagctgtttttagtttaaaacatcCTCTATTATCTAATTATGTGTGTCTTGGACGTGGTGTCCATCAGAAACAGACTAAGTGCCTATCTTTAGCGAAGCAGCGCGGAGAGCCACTTCCGGAATATACTGCGGCGCGGTTGCTATAAACACAAGCACTGACTAGAGTGACCTTGATCAGCTTTTGTGCCTTGTCTGTAACGAAAGCCGAAATGACACCACACTTCAGCTTTGAACAATTCTTTCATCCTTCATTACTAGCAGCGAACTAAACTAACGCTAACAATAGTGGCATGTCCTTATACTAGTACTTCCTGTCACTGTTTAAGTTCAGAGATTAGACTGAAATCTAGCGGTcgggatataaactcaaaacgaaacaactgccatgaatcttgcaggatttttatttatttatcttttttaataaatatcgaTATTGCACTTTTGAGATTCGATACAGCATTGCCAAACAAAATACTGTGATATTCACGTGTATCAATATTTTCTTACAACCCTAGTAAAAACCACGCTAACGTCATaagtataaaatcatttttaaaaagccaattcatgacccctttaaataatatttagcaatattactgttttcactgtatttttgataaatgcagtgttggtaagcataacagacttttttcaaaactattaccaatcaaaagtttggggttggtaagattttattaatgctaaaatatgattttgtgtgtgtgtaacattttacctGTGAAGTAAAGTCATGCTGCTGGAGTTGTCGTCCCTCTCTCAGGTCCCAGGACCGTACTGTGTTGTCCAGTCCACCTGTCCACAGTTTGGTGCCATCATGGGAAATGTCTATACAACTTGCACCATCTGTGTGGCCTTGGAACTGCCTACATACATAGACAAGACATATACACATTGTCGTTTAATGCATCAGAACAGCGTATGCATCTCTATCCACAAAGAGACAGTAAGTCAGGCAGCAACTCCTGGCTTGCTTCCTACCTGACAAGGGTTTGGTTATGAAGGTCCCAGACAGCAATATTTCCGTCACTGCAGCAGGAGAAGCAGACCTTGGCATCGGGGCTGATAGCCAGCGCATAGCAGGCCGGGGCAGAAGAGGTGAGCTCGGCTTTGATGCGGGGAGTCTGAGAGGCCAAATCCCATATGGTCAGAGTGCTGGCTTCCCCTCCAACGATCAAAGTACGGCCATCCGGAAGCAGCTTACAGGAACGGATATAGTTATCCCTgttctaaagagagagagaagcatgGAACATATGTTGAAAGACAGACATTTTTGGAAGGCTGCATAAAAAGAGGaatttggtgggggggggggggttgtattTGATAAGAATATGTACAAATATCCCTCCATAGCCCCTTAATAATCAGGCTGAAGAGGTGGACCAATCAAAATGGCGGGGCTGAAAAGCAGCCGTTCAGCTCCCTGTTATTTGCTCTGGCTCTCTAATTCCTGTCTAACCTGTGTTTATGAAGGTTAATCAAGGAGGAAAGGCGGCTGATAAGAGGGCACAGAATGGTAAGTGGGTATGGAAAGGGTTTTTAGTTGCAGCGCCAGGATGAAGCACATTTTCAAATTAGCAGGAGAATTCTAGATCTGTTCCTGAGGGAGACCAATAAGTCCTGGCTTTCAGACAAATTAAATCACTTTATAATGGCCGAACAGCTCATCAAATCACCGCTTTCTGCATTATGGAGCAAGCACAGGgacatgtacacacaaaaaagcaaGTTACAAAGACTGAGGGGGATAATGGAGAACCATCATGGTATTTTCCCCTAGAATAACTACACATAGCCCAAAAAGTGGTTCTTTATTTAGCAAGGGGATTAAAGGGAGGATAAAGATTACACatagaaatgtttattaaaaagaatGTAATTGTACTTCAGAATAGATAATTCTGGTGATTTGTGTGGACTGATTAGACGACGTCAGTTTTTACCAGACAGTCGAGTTGTGAGACGGGGCTCTTGCTGCCAGGCTGACTGATGTCCCAGATCTTCACGCAGCCTTTGCCGCCAGTATAGACATGCCGTGTGGGGTTGCTGATGGTTACGGCGCACACCACCTCACCGTGGCTGAGTGTGTTGATCTGACGGGCATGACGGGGAATCCCTGGTCCAATCAGAGCATCTGGAGGAAAAGGTACTGGTTGCATCTGGCCATCCGCGCTAACGTGAAAGGAGTAGGCCCTTTTTAATCGGAGCATAAAAggataagataaaataataagaatgatCAATAATCAGAAATTCTCATACATCACAtacatgtcacatgatcctttagaaatcattctagtatgtttatttggtgtaagaaacatttcttatcaaagtcaaaaacagctgtgttgctttatatttttatggaaaacatgattatttgatgaatagaaagttcaaaagaacagcatttatttgaaattgaaatgttttctaacattacaaatgtctcttttgatcaatttaatgcatcctcgctgaattaaagtattaatttctttcaaagaaaaaaaagatagcaTGTTATACATAGTTTGAGTTAAATAAAAGCACTTACGGTTTTCCTCCAGGTATAGAGGTCAGACTTGCTGGCAGACCAGGGGCACGCATGTGGGGATGAGGATCGAAGCCCGCCTGCAACACACAGACATCTTAGTATCGTAGCATAAAAgactaaaatgtgaaaaatacataagctgcaaaacaaaataaaactaattttgtaGTCTAATTTTTCTCTGTATCAGCTCTATTGccatattgtaatatattgttaatattccAGTTAAGCTCTTGTTCGCACTTTAGCTCTCACCTCAAGCCATTATTAGAACCGCCCCCCACACCCCAACCAGACATCTGTTACTTCCCATGTCATCAGCACAAACACAGAGATCCAGAACAAACACAAAAGGTAATATTTAACCGGAATGCTATCCTAACAAGGTAAGCATGCGAAGCTAGTCTCTGAGTTAAGGAAGAGAGCCACTGAAGGCCATTCAGCGATTAGAGGAACAGGAGGTGTGTGTGTAAGCTTCTGCCATCCTTTAGGAATGTATATGTAATCAAAGAAAATAAAGACAGGGAGTCTAACCATAGGCGAGCGTCCATAGGCAGCAGCTGCTGCGGCACTCATCTGAGGGGAGATGTGAAGGCCAGGGTAAACACCCGGACTGGTCAATGAGCCGTTCATCTCTGGGTGGTGACCCATCATGGCGAACGGAGACCCATATGGCGGCGCAATCGACAATGGTGTACGTAGGGCAGGTGCTGCTGGGAATATATGAAGAAGAAAAGCCAAAGTTGAAAAGCCATAAATGCATACTCACACTTCCAGGTTTGGATGGTTAGCATAGCCCCAACATTTTTTCTTTGACTCCAGATTAACCACATAGCATCACCAGCTCAGGTAACTGGTGTCAAAAAGTTGTCCAATGATCAAAAATATGGTCAAAGGCTTAGACAAATGAGAAAGCTTGATGAATGGATAGctttaaaatatgcacatttacTACTTACTCAGTGCTTCTATGCCAGGTGGTTTTCCAGGTATGGGTCTGAGCCCAGGGGTGTTGCTGGTTCCTGGGGTGGGAGCGTCGTTGCGTGGGGTGGGGGTGTTGGACTTTAAACCTGGGGTGGAGGACTTGTCATTCTGAAAGATGAAGGAACAGAGATGGAATTAATTCTAGCTAAAGCTACATACCAGAAATGCTGAGAGTGCTCTCGCACTAATCCAGTCAAACACTGACAGCTCATTATAGCGGAGGAGGATAAAGCTAAACTTCAGACCAAACCCCTCCCCGAGACCTCATCCTCTCTCACTCATCTTTAACatgctttcttctcctcttcccCTCTGAGGCTAGCTAAGCGCATTGCAATATTAGCCAAGGCTAGCGGCTAAGCCGCTGTTTGTCTGACAGTAGCTGATGTATTCATGTTATGATTCAATCTGACATTTTCACTGCAGCTATAAAGCTGAGGAGAGGAAGAGGGTTTTGCAAACATGCAGAGACACGACACCATAAATTACCATTCTCTATTCCCTAACGCTTACATGTGGGTGGTCCTTCACTTTAGAGGAAGGGGTGCTCCCAGAGGAGGCCACAGAAGCCGGGCTGTTGGGGGCATCTTTCTTCAGTGCTCTGGCCTTATCAAGTCCATTCTCAGGAGGAGAGTGAGACGGGCTGACCCTCGGAGTGGCAGGATCCTACAGTGGGAAAGAGAAACTTCAGTACCATACGAAAGACTAGTAGCTCTCCAACCAAAAATGGGAAACAGACATACTAGTTTTTACCTCGTTGGACACATCCACGACCAGATCATCACTTTTGTCACCATCACTGTCCTGTAGTGTATAAACAACATTTCTAGACTTGAGTGATCCAAGATAATAATGTATTTCTGGAAGTAacactgatatgaaaaaaaaaaaaaaaaaaacatttggctaAAACACACCTGGCTGTAAATTTGTTAGTATGAACAATCATAAATTTGTAGCATGGTATAGACAgtttatatatacactcaccataatatacactaccacccaaagtttgaggtcagtgttttcagagtttttttaaagtctcttatgctcacaaagactgcatttatttgatcgaaatacagtaaagacagtaatattgtcaaatttaattagaatttaagATAACAGCtttctaattttaaaatgtaatttttttcagggGTCTTGGATGGataaaaagttcaaagaacagcattttttttaacacaaatattatgtaacagtgtaaaattatttaaaatttgacaaccttgctgaataaaacttttgaacagtagtatacgttttaaacagcaaaatgaaaatgaattaattagGAACGGACAATATATCAGTATCTTATCAACCATAAGAGATCGCTTACTAGaatctgttaatattagttatttGATCTGAGTGCAAAATCATTtgtagaaaagagaaaaaaaaaaatatttcacaaaatgaatgACCATTGAAAACAACTAATTTCTGTATGTGGGGCTGTACTACACAGAATCTTACATATCGGCTCATGTTGTCCTTCTCCTCTACTCTGCGTTTCTTCGGGTCCAGACTATATTCAGAAGTGCCTCTGTGTTTCTCACTGGCCCTCAGGCTCTCTGACGGCGATACTGAATTATTctgcttaaaacaaaacaaaacaaaaaaagttgatcagcacaaatcaaaaataaaagcttatcaCTGTGCACTTGGTGACAATACACTTAAATTTTCCCCTGAAATAATGCTACATTTATAGAATTCATACATTTTGCACTtgtcaaatcaatatttcaggaTCCTACCTCAAAAAGTGTCATCTTGAGAAACCCAAACTAATAGAACCCCCCTGAATATCACGTAgcatacatgtatttatatatgcaggtttattacattttaaacaaatactcCATGTAAGAGCTTCTCCCTCAGTATAACATAACAGACACTTCAGGTCCAGCTCATTAGCTGCAGACAGTCAGCTATGCTCAGGACGGCCCGGGCTTTCAGCAGCACAAATACAAATATCAGAGGTGACATGGGGCCACTGGTGCCTTTAAATGAGCCATGTGTGTAAATTCCTCTCTCATACAAGGTAAACACAAAGAAGCGAGGGGGTTAAACCCCAGGCCCTGTTAGATCACCCTGTACTCCTTGGCATGGAGAAAAGGAGAGTGCGTGGGGCCTGCCAAGCAAGCAAGCCCAGACCCCATGAAGCAAAGCAGGCGGGACAGCTGAGCAAACTATCCCTGAAGAGTGAGGCGTCTAAACCAGCCTGACCACACCACGCTTCAAACATTCTGGGCTAACCTCACAGCCCTGGGCAACCTGCACCAAGCATTAAACAATGCCAATGCGCCAAGCTGGACAGCAGGGTCAAGCGAAAACTGATCCCTCCGGCACAGAgcggggagagaaagagagaataacaGTGTAATGCAAACACCAGACCAGAATAAACTGCCCCTCACCCTGACAGTTAACCAGCCAGACGACATCTTGTTTTCCTACCCTCCTGCACATGCCCACCCCTACTAAAACACCGCAAACAGCCACCCTTTCAACACAACTAGTGGGCCTTAAAAGGGAGAGTGAGTCTATGTATGCCACTTTTACTCCCCGGCGCTCTGCCAAGACCACTTGCTGCCTTAAGCCTAGTTCACACTACACGACTTTAAACGTCCGCAGATcgctgtgctgttcagactacatgacttgcTGTCCGTCTTGAAGTCGTTGTGGTCTTCACACTAGACGACACTACATAATGCAACAGGGGGTGACACACTACACGAGCTGACAACAACTCTGTCACCCAATGACTCTACACGGTCCACAAACCACGCTTTGTTACGAAAACTCACGCGAGAAGTTGAACATAAATGACACGAATCAAAAACTGAAACAGGAGTTGGTTTTTTGAAAATGGACATCAGGAGGAATTTGGGCTGCAAGTTGTTTGCGTGATAatctgttctaaaaaaaaaaatttgctccaTTTCTTGTCTCCCAATTTTTCTTAAAGCTGTGTTGCTGCCGCTGTTTTTCTTCCACTGACCTCAACCCATTCCTTGCTCTCTCACTGGCTGTAGCTCGTTGTGACACCTGACACCACGTGATTTCGAGTTGGCTGACCgctccagatatttagcatgctagaTATATGTTTAGTGTCTGTGACGTGTCAGCGAGCCTCTTTGATGCgtcttaaaatcctgtagtgtgaactaggcATTAGAGCTACacaattcatcaaaataaaagtgaaatctCAATATGGATTAGCAAGATTATCAAACTACAAATGCTgtgattcaattaaaaataaatatatgcacagtgTATTACAGAGTGAAGCGTTCTGTATACAAGCAAGCAGCAGTCTCTCAAAGTGGCTTGCTCACAGTAAATGCTGAACCTAacaaactccatctctgcatgAGTTTGGGTCACTTATAATGTGTATTTGAAAACAGGACACACCAACCATCCTCCCCCAAATTATAACGAAAAGCTTTTATGAATCAGCTGTGGTctaaaaaaaagatcagatttaAGGGTTTCCTTCGGTTTTCTGTCGAAAAAgcttaattgtttatatttgaaacatAATAAATGAAGGCACCCATAAATAtagtactgtaattttacagttgttctttaaaataaaattgtcttactattttacagtgaattacaatagtaatatttcctaTTTGTTTAAATTGTTGTAAATTGCAAAAATCAAATTTTGACAAATTGTGAagcctttcaaaaacaaaaaactacagcaaacctggagcttctttttaaaaacttcaaatagttaataataataataataataataataataacaacaacaactattaaatgtaaacttttttttccccaaatcgtACATCCTTACTTTATTGTATTTggtggttttaaaaaataaagtatacataAATTGTGTGTAGGTACCGTAGAAGACAGTCACAGcagaaaagacagaaaaggaaGAGCAcatatcccagaatgcactgagAGTGGCAGCAGCTGAGTGGTGCTCCCTCTTTGAGCATGGCTGGGCAGGCAGGCACCATCTCTGGCCCAGAGAGTGTGGCACTGCCAGTGCATGATCTCAGTGCCAAGCCCACACTCTCGGTCTGACTGACAAACCTCTATTCATGCAGAAagagagaaggggagagagaTGAAAAGGAGGATGTGGCTGGGCCAAAGGAAGTGATCTCCAGGCAGAAGGAACTCCATGCTCTCCTGGAGGCAACACAAAGGAATCCCGGCAGCTTAAAGCCCACTCACAAACACTCTACAACAATCTCAGTGTTGCTTTTGTCAGCACTAAGCAGCCCGTTTTCCTCACCCCCCTCTTCTGCTTATCCAAAAGTAATAAACAGACCTACACTGCTCTCTCAGCCTGACAGGGGAGCGTGTATGTGTGCGTCTCAGCTGTGGGTTTAATAGGCTGACCTTTTAAGACAGGCTTAATGTGACTCAATAAGCAAAGTCAGAACAGTGCTATCAGATGACCCGTGACAACAGGAAGTCCCGGAAGGGCAGAGAGCAGGATGGCCGCTGCTGCACTAAACGCTAATGAGCAGCAGAGTCTGATTTCTGCAGGCATGACTGCACCCATTCACACTGTTGcccattcaaaacacacacacacacacacacacacacacaaaaatattgccAAGTCAAACCTTTCTGCATATCCAGTTTAAGAGGCGAAATGGGGTAATCCAGCCTCTGGGAGATAGGGAGACTTTAAGTGGTTATATGAAAACCGCAAATAAACACGACAAGAGATATGCACAGAGGGACAGAACAAGAGCTGTGGAGACAAAGAGCCAAAAGAACCAGTGAAAGAGCAGTTAACAAAACTGAAGAAAAGAGGCACAAGGAGAAACAAAGGCGGAGGCAATGAGACATAGTTGAATGAGTCAAGTTTATCTGAGCCAGGAGCCGCAGACATGAAGAGTGGGTGAGGACAAATCCTCTAAGATAGAGTCAAAgtcttttttaattgtgatgaaatTATAGCACTGCTAATCCCTGCCCTGTGCTTTTCCACATATTTTACCTGGATTAAAAGTAGGATTATACAGCATGCTCCCttctcttttttccttctcttgtGCCCTAATGCTCCCTGCTCTGCTCTCCTCACGCTGTTAACATGCCACTGACTTCCCTCTTCATCAAACATCaggatttaaaggaatagttcaacgaAAAATTCTGCCACAATTTACTTCATGTCactcaaaacagttttaattttgtgGAACACATCAGGAgtaattttaaagaatgttctAGTTGTGTTTTCCACACAATCAAAACCGGTTTTCCAGCTCAAAATGTGCATTCAAGTAGTTTGGTgctagtttaaaaagtttaataaaacagtgtttttgagaTGAATAAACCGAATAGTATACACAGTCATATGAGATGAAGACtcgtgaaaaaaagagaaaaaaaaagtatagtgcAGATCACCCCACTTGTACTTCGCCATGCTGAAATTGTGTGAGCTGTGGTATTTCACTCAACACAGAATAGAATGCTCACGCTTAAACTGCTGGCTTTGTAAAACACTAGCAGTGTAATGTTGTTTGATGATGcaaagagcaaaaaaacaaaGGTTTGAAATAATAtgacaaaggcaaaaaaaataaaataataaatcatatggCCCAAGATGAAAGGATTTACTGACGGAGAAATGAGATGCCCAAGGCAGCTCTTTTTTTGTTGGACAGTTAAGGGAATTGTTGTGTAGACCCCTCTCTAAAACTCACCATGATCAGTGTGATTTACATAAAACTTAAGAGACAATCATGCTGATCCACTTTGACAGGCAGTGGAACATCTAACACCATTGTGGTATCGGAACTTAAAGCTGaattcagtagtttttttttttagcaagtgcTTACATCGCTGTTCTTTGTGTACTTTAAAATGGACATAAAAGTACCACAGAAATAAAACCCCATATGGCTCACGTGTGAAGCCTTCAGCACCATACAGTAGTTTTGTGTAAGGAACAGACTAAAACTGAAGTTGTGCATAAAAACAAGCAAGTAGAGACAgacatggaaaaataaaaaataacactcttGAACTCACCGTGCTAGATTCCCGCTCTTTATCCAAGGGAGAATGAAGTcgtcgttaaaaaaaaaagataaagaaaaacaccaagtcagcatttacatttagtttctTACCAAAGCATGAGCATACCACTTTTGTTTTCTCTTCAGTGCATGCGTGCGTTACCTCTGTGCTCCAGGTCATGATGGTTCTTCTCGTCTTTGACTGGCAGGTGTGCCTGGCTACCCAGAGCTCCCAGCGCCAGCAGACCTGACCCTGAGCCCGTGACTGGAGGGATGCCTGGGGGCTGCAGGTGAGGGGGCAGCTGGACTGGGGGTCCGTGGGCAGCATGAGAAAGGTGTTGAGcctggagctgctgctgctgtcaacacacacacacgtacagcaAGTGGGTCAGAGGGAAAAGGCATATGGACAACAAACACTGAATAAAGGTGACTGGTTAAGCCCTTCTCACACAGGATGCACAGAGAGGAACACTGGCACCCTAACACCTCGATTAGTGGCTGGATCAAAGCAGGACACTTCA encodes:
- the LOC109093776 gene encoding transducin-like enhancer protein 3-B isoform X13; this encodes MYPQGRHPAPHQPGQPGFKFTVAESCDRIKDEFQFLQAQYHSLKVEFDKLANEKTEMQRHYVMYYEMSYGLNIEMHKQTEIAKRLNAILAQIMPFLSQEHQQQVAQAVERAKQVTMTELNAIIGQQLQAQHLSHAAHGPPVQLPPHLQPPGIPPVTGSGSGLLALGALGSQAHLPVKDEKNHHDLEHRERESSTNNSVSPSESLRASEKHRGTSEYSLDPKKRRVEEKDNMSRYDSDGDKSDDLVVDVSNEDPATPRVSPSHSPPENGLDKARALKKDAPNSPASVASSGSTPSSKVKDHPHNDKSSTPGLKSNTPTPRNDAPTPGTSNTPGLRPIPGKPPGIEALTAPALRTPLSIAPPYGSPFAMMGHHPEMNGSLTSPGVYPGLHISPQMSAAAAAAYGRSPMAGFDPHPHMRAPGLPASLTSIPGGKPAYSFHVSADGQMQPVPFPPDALIGPGIPRHARQINTLSHGEVVCAVTISNPTRHVYTGGKGCVKIWDISQPGSKSPVSQLDCLNRDNYIRSCKLLPDGRTLIVGGEASTLTIWDLASQTPRIKAELTSSAPACYALAISPDAKVCFSCCSDGNIAVWDLHNQTLVRQFQGHTDGASCIDISHDGTKLWTGGLDNTVRSWDLREGRQLQQHDFTSQIFSLGYCPMGEWLAVGMESSNVEVLHHTKPDKYQLHLHESCVLSLKFAYCGKWFVSTGKDNLLNAWRTPYGASIFQSKESSSVLSCDISADDKYIVTGSGDKKATVYEVIY
- the LOC109093776 gene encoding transducin-like enhancer protein 3-B isoform X12; protein product: MYPQGRHPAPHQPGQPGFKFTVAESCDRIKDEFQFLQAQYHSLKVEFDKLANEKTEMQRHYVMYYEMSYGLNIEMHKQTEIAKRLNAILAQIMPFLSQEHQQQVAQAVERAKQVTMTELNAIIGQQQLQAQHLSHAAHGPPVQLPPHLQPPGIPPVTGSGSGLLALGALGSQAHLPVKDEKNHHDLEHRERESSTNNSVSPSESLRASEKHRGTSEYSLDPKKRRVEEKDNMSRYDSDGDKSDDLVVDVSNEDPATPRVSPSHSPPENGLDKARALKKDAPNSPASVASSGSTPSSKVKDHPHNDKSSTPGLKSNTPTPRNDAPTPGTSNTPGLRPIPGKPPGIEALTPALRTPLSIAPPYGSPFAMMGHHPEMNGSLTSPGVYPGLHISPQMSAAAAAAYGRSPMAGFDPHPHMRAPGLPASLTSIPGGKPAYSFHVSADGQMQPVPFPPDALIGPGIPRHARQINTLSHGEVVCAVTISNPTRHVYTGGKGCVKIWDISQPGSKSPVSQLDCLNRDNYIRSCKLLPDGRTLIVGGEASTLTIWDLASQTPRIKAELTSSAPACYALAISPDAKVCFSCCSDGNIAVWDLHNQTLVRQFQGHTDGASCIDISHDGTKLWTGGLDNTVRSWDLREGRQLQQHDFTSQIFSLGYCPMGEWLAVGMESSNVEVLHHTKPDKYQLHLHESCVLSLKFAYCGKWFVSTGKDNLLNAWRTPYGASIFQSKESSSVLSCDISADDKYIVTGSGDKKATVYEVIY
- the LOC109093776 gene encoding transducin-like enhancer protein 3-B isoform X14, producing the protein MYPQGRHPAPHQPGQPGFKFTVAESCDRIKDEFQFLQAQYHSLKVEFDKLANEKTEMQRHYVMYYEMSYGLNIEMHKQTEIAKRLNAILAQIMPFLSQEHQQQVAQAVERAKQVTMTELNAIIGQQLQAQHLSHAAHGPPVQLPPHLQPPGIPPVTGSGSGLLALGALGSQAHLPVKDEKNHHDLEHRERESSTNNSVSPSESLRASEKHRGTSEYSLDPKKRRVEEKDNMSRYDSDGDKSDDLVVDVSNEDPATPRVSPSHSPPENGLDKARALKKDAPNSPASVASSGSTPSSKVKDHPHNDKSSTPGLKSNTPTPRNDAPTPGTSNTPGLRPIPGKPPGIEALTPALRTPLSIAPPYGSPFAMMGHHPEMNGSLTSPGVYPGLHISPQMSAAAAAAYGRSPMAGFDPHPHMRAPGLPASLTSIPGGKPAYSFHVSADGQMQPVPFPPDALIGPGIPRHARQINTLSHGEVVCAVTISNPTRHVYTGGKGCVKIWDISQPGSKSPVSQLDCLNRDNYIRSCKLLPDGRTLIVGGEASTLTIWDLASQTPRIKAELTSSAPACYALAISPDAKVCFSCCSDGNIAVWDLHNQTLVRQFQGHTDGASCIDISHDGTKLWTGGLDNTVRSWDLREGRQLQQHDFTSQIFSLGYCPMGEWLAVGMESSNVEVLHHTKPDKYQLHLHESCVLSLKFAYCGKWFVSTGKDNLLNAWRTPYGASIFQSKESSSVLSCDISADDKYIVTGSGDKKATVYEVIY